A window of Scylla paramamosain isolate STU-SP2022 chromosome 36, ASM3559412v1, whole genome shotgun sequence genomic DNA:
TGCATAGGCTATCATGAATATTTCAAAGTGTAAAGTTATTCTCACACTGGCAACAAGGCACAGCACACCAGCTTGGATAATAACACACTGATATAACACAATATTGTGTATTGCAGTGCTGCAAGGTTAAGACAaataatccccttctttctttcttaaggatgtttataaagatttcatacattgcctTTAGTGCTGTCATGTGTTGCAATAAAAGGGTTAAGGCTTTAGTAATACTTCCACAGACCTGCAAGTCTTGTTGTGTTATTGATGCCAGCTTGTCACAGTGATCCTGGCTGAGACGGTCTATAATGGCACGCATGGCCCCAGCCGTTGCCTCTAACAACCCACTGTCTGCAAACACCAACATGAATTTGAACTAAGGTCTGAACTCTCAAACATTTCAGTGTCTCATCCTGAGCACTTTTATGAGGCtgcagtgtgtgttgtttgggttttcagtgttttcatggtATGTGATAATTTAACAGGTATTTTGCATCATCAATGGGAAATAAACAGTGTGAAAACCTATCTAATCATCTCTGGCTcttgaaaatagtcctaatgAGAGCACAATGTGTTTAAGGATATGAGCTCAAGATTTATTACCAATAAAATACAGCCAAGAAAATTATACTGAACAATGTTTAAAATTTTCCCATTAAGTTTCACATCATGAAAAAACTAAGCTTACTCTTCTAAAAATTACCAGAACAATGCATTAACTACTTTGTGAAAAAAAGGAGCAGTGCTGACCTGTGCAAGTGTTCTGGAATATCATAGTGCCCAATCTAACCCAGGTGGAGTAGAGCAAGTCAGCCCCACCCAACTCGCCTAGTTCCAGGGCACTGCTCATGTTCTGTAGACACAACAGAGCACGTGTCCGCAGCACACCCAGCCTGTATAAGCACAACACATACAAGTTTAAAGCCTGACTCCTTGTGACACTTATATGTAAGGAAATTATTTCAGTGTGATAATTAAATTCCTGTCACTTAAAGATCCCCTCCTgactttattctcttttcttgtattaGTTTTCAACCATTCTTCTTGCTATGTTTCTACCCCATTACCCCTCTCTTTGAAGATTCATATCCTTTTGCCATTTTAACAACATGATTAGCAGTTTCTTTGCTAATAAGACATCTGTTACTGAATGTGAATATTAATCTTAATTAACATGATGTTTATATTTAAGGAACAGTAATTAAACTCCTGTCACTGAAAGGTTTTTGGCTACCTGATTAGCACCCTTGAAAGTAGGACACCTGTTAATctgaataataatcttaattaGCATGACACTTATTTTAAAGATATGATTTCAGTGAGCGATAATTAAATTCgttcttgaaaagttttgattAGCATTAGCAGTTTCTTTGACAATAGGGCACCTGTCATTTATCTGAGCAATGCTAGatgatttcagagagagagagagagagagagagagagagagagagagagagagagagagagagagagagagagagagagagagagagagagagagagagagagagagagagagagagagagagagagagagagagagagagagagagagagagagagagagagagagagcattcttAAGTTTTAACTCTTGAATAGCTTCTTTTGTTTCaagtggtgtttttttaaattgtACTCCAAACTCACAGGAGACCATTCTAAACAGGAGGAACAATAGCAGTTATAGAGTTAACCAGTAAGAAAGGTATATACACAGTGAGTGCTGCTGTGGGTTACAAAGAATGCATGGTCTGAGACTGGTACAGGAATAAAGTcatgtacagaatacttactttGCTAATAAGGACGGCCCAAACTTCAAGGTGGACAAAGCCTGGATGACACCTTCTTCTGGAAACTCAGCTTTCTGGAGAGTCTTCTCGAACAAATTGAAGTGGCAGATCCCCTCATGAACCTGAAGTGGAAGCAAAGATCTAAGATACTGAATTTTAAACAACGCAGCTTCCCTAATTTGAAAAAAACATAGCATACATACATGGATATGGTACTTGATATATTGCACACAATTTTGTATAAAAGTGAGTGATTTAAAAAGAGCAAGGTGCCACAACGCTGCAGTCATACAGCACCactacaaaatgttaaaactaaAATTGTggtacagtatatatatatacatatatatatatatatatatatatatatatatatatatatatatatatatatatatatatatatatatatatatatatatatatatatatatatatatatatatatatatatatattttcttgctAAAGTGTTTTAATCTACCTCagttttgttgttactgttgtaacaatatatatatatatatatatatatatatatatatatatatatatatatatatatatatatatatatatatatatatatatatatatatatatatatatatatatatatatatatatatatatatatatatatatatatatataaaggtagggtaaaataacaacaacagtaacaacaaaactAAGGTAGATTAAAACACTTTAGCAAGAATAAACAGCTCtcacataagaacaaaagaaaataaagggggctgcaagaagtcatccaTCCTacagtggcagtccctgcatgaaacataccatttccatctatcatcctcatccataaatttgtctaatcttcttttaaaactccctaacaactcagcactaacaacttgattactgagtccattcattaatttaccattcaatttgagaaccaattccttcttcaagcttgaatccattacttcttgttctatcctgattactgatccagagaattttgcttatgtcatctTTGTTATATCCCCTACACCACTTCAACACCTCACCTCAGGGTTAAGTGTGGTTCTAGCACCATCCTCCTCCATGGTCTCCATACagcctccttcttcttcatctgagTGTCCATCTTCACACTCATCcaagttatcatcatcatcatcatctggtGTGTCAAATAAAACTCTGCTCATTATCTATACGTATAAAATGCACAGGACTTATGGAAGCAATTGTGCCATTTGAAAATACTCATGAATCTTTCTGCTCACCTTCAGGACAACATATGTTTGATAAAATTTCTAGCGCTAACTGTTGTCCTAAAATGATGTGCTCCAGTTCCTGTGGAGTCATAGAGAGCTGGGAGTTGGTGCCTGACGTGTCCTGGGTATAGAGTGTCACCAGGGATGAAGGCTGCACCTCGAGCATGCTGGACAACACCTTCAACACAAGTTGAAAGTTGCTGCTTCCAGAGGTGCAATAGTTAATGTTCAACAATGCTCCTGTGAAGAATACATATTTAATCAAATGTTTTCTGCCATGTAACAGATAAGGCATTAGTTCACAGCTGtggatgacaaaaaaattacagtGTATTCTATCTAAATATCAGGTCAGCAATTCAACATAGGGTGGCCCAAACAAAGCACTACTCCATCCCCCTCACCAGCAATTGTTGTGGCAAAGTGCAGATTGATGGGCTCCTCCTTGGGGCGGGAAATAAAGCACACAAGATCGTCGGCACAAGGAAGCAACACTGAGGCAGCACTTGGGTTGTTCTCTGTCACACACAGCAGACACTCAGCTGCTGCCAGAGCCATGGTGTGGCCCCAGGCAGCTGGGTCCAGGTGGCGCAGGAGAACTTGAACCAAACCCTTTTGGTTAAACACATTCATGGCCTCCTCACTGCATTCACTGCAAGCATGATGAACCTCTACTAACTCTTAGGGTTATATGCAAGGTCAAAATAGAAACTGTACATTTCATGCATCATCTACCAATTTATTATCATGCATCAACAAAAGATCATCAAAGCACTTAAATTATCTGACATTTTGTGCCAGTAAATATTTTCATTAAGATGCTACAAGGAAGAATGCCTGTGGAAAGACTCAAGAAGAGATGGATAGGAAGTGTCAAGGAAGtggtagagaagagaagactagACAGACAACAGGAACTCTTGTGAGGAGAGCAGTGGAAACTGACAGGTGAGGAAAAGGGTACAGACAGCTCTTCACTTACCACAGGTTCCAGAGGAGGTGTGTTGCATGAACAAAGGTGTTGCTAACAGGGTCGGCATCTCGTGGAATCTCTTGGCCCAGGTCTGTGGTGGCAGGGCTCCAGGACTCACGGTACTCAGACAACAGGTCTGCCAGTGGTCCCAATACCTCCTGCTGCACCATGG
This region includes:
- the LOC135091067 gene encoding HEAT repeat-containing protein 3-like isoform X2, whose translation is MKWWKPWCSRRYWDHWQTCCLSTVSPGALPPQTWAKRFHEMPTLLATPLFMQHTSSGTCVLLRHLDPAAWGHTMALAAAECLLCVTENNPSAASVLLPCADDLVCFISRPKEEPINLHFATTIAGALLNINYCTSGSSNFQLVLKVLSSMLEVQPSSLVTLYTQDTSGTNSQLSMTPQELEHIILGQQLALEILSNICCPEDDDDDDNLDECEDGHSDEEEGGCMETMEEDGARTTLNPEVHEGICHFNLFEKTLQKAEFPEEGVIQALSTLKFGPSLLAKLGVLRTRALLCLQNMSSALELGELGGADLLYSTWVRLGTMIFQNTCTDSGLLEATAGAMRAIIDRLSQDHCDKLASITQQDLQLIFQAGVSCPVASVRGNLTRMVGVLGCLLVTQSSEELLSSGNVFEVLNASTEFLFKVGAHDAELWVSAEALDVIIDLYSDDKTDKLAHHVRLTDRLRGIQPQFRAKYQQQRKRLGDHRALVLTVKDNLGGFIKYKGPRISKFSKT
- the LOC135091067 gene encoding HEAT repeat-containing protein 3-like isoform X1 encodes the protein MGKVKQRRQRGQRYNPTGVPQNGEDRAEGQARCPTVGLRLVEEKITNPLPEERLCGLNTLAAMALEEKGPASVVKTSLVSKVSALLKDPSVEVRLAAAGALRNISAGGSDEVVEAMVQQEVLGPLADLLSEYRESWSPATTDLGQEIPRDADPVSNTFVHATHLLWNLCECSEEAMNVFNQKGLVQVLLRHLDPAAWGHTMALAAAECLLCVTENNPSAASVLLPCADDLVCFISRPKEEPINLHFATTIAGALLNINYCTSGSSNFQLVLKVLSSMLEVQPSSLVTLYTQDTSGTNSQLSMTPQELEHIILGQQLALEILSNICCPEDDDDDDNLDECEDGHSDEEEGGCMETMEEDGARTTLNPEVHEGICHFNLFEKTLQKAEFPEEGVIQALSTLKFGPSLLAKLGVLRTRALLCLQNMSSALELGELGGADLLYSTWVRLGTMIFQNTCTDSGLLEATAGAMRAIIDRLSQDHCDKLASITQQDLQLIFQAGVSCPVASVRGNLTRMVGVLGCLLVTQSSEELLSSGNVFEVLNASTEFLFKVGAHDAELWVSAEALDVIIDLYSDDKTDKLAHHVRLTDRLRGIQPQFRAKYQQQRKRLGDHRALVLTVKDNLGGFIKYKGPRISKFSKT